One Solea senegalensis isolate Sse05_10M linkage group LG13, IFAPA_SoseM_1, whole genome shotgun sequence DNA segment encodes these proteins:
- the afap1l1b gene encoding actin filament-associated protein 1-like 1b, whose product MDARRQSVAVERLVNELGSLLKMLDHETVSPATADKMASVRNILDSLQLSVNGSDVYMNSCLYGNGTSFVESLFDDFDCDLHTLSMSPVEQKEHKEEEEKTHPNKSVPQTPTDTPPPLPTTPLPDDYYEEAVPLDPGSTPQYFTTNMNTSRNSVEDAYYEDADNNYPITRINGPPKNSYNDSDALSSSYESYEEEDEEAKGRDRPRRWAAEESPDGPVTDCRICAFLLRKKRFGQWTKQLVVVRDNKLQCYKSIKETTPHTELPLNLCNVIYVPKEGKKKRHELRFSLPGGEALVLAVQSKEQAQRWLKVVQDVGSQCSNTEGAEGSTSPMIQRKLELDKVLQSERQASDSDSGPTADCQSTAHVPGRDTVDSLNRAKRGAFSELTGSMSRAAGKKITRIITFSKRKPPLPGEPISSSGHHDNPRCGFLSVCLSGSWKERWCVVRGGSLYLQKDPGDQKPPVIVVPLKGAEVVPGGPGPKHPFSFRILQGSNELAALEASCSEDLGRWLGVLFAETGSCTLPEELHYDYIDVDTLTDIRHAARHSFLWATSTAAASSSSASIDSRTYDEVYESIEDGNAESKPGQVRRHASFSSRDSEKTEQQATIKRHVSNVNHYAKYGKTRAEEDARRYLTQQEELEKQKEKLRSELIALRREKKEVKEKMKNGTGHALEKRIAKLEAQCKQKEEERVELELKLTEVKENLKKSLARGALGPPTDTKIIVKAQGSKVEKVYNETMPVNSASELRKRPPSLYASSKGNVMQKAKEWESKKGT is encoded by the exons TGGCGGTGGAGCGACTCGTGAACGAGTTGGGTTCTCTGCTGAAGATGTTGGATCACGAGACTGTCAGCCCTGCCACTGCTGACAAGATGGCCTCAGTACGCAACATCCTGGACTCACTGCAGCTTTCTG TCAATGGATCAGACGTCTACATGAACAGCTGTCTCTATGGCAACGGCACAAGCTTTGTGGAGTCTCTGTTTGATGACTTTG ACTGCGATTTGCACACGCTCAGCATGTCTCCAGTGGAGCAGAAAGAgcacaaagaggaagaggagaagaccCATCCTAATAAATCT GTTCCTCAGACACCTACGGACACGCCCCCTCCGCTGCCCACCACCCCACTTCCTGATGACTATTATGAAGAGGCTGTTCCTCTGGATCCTGGCTCCACGCCGCAGTACTTTACCACCAATATGAACA CATCCAGGAACTCAGTGGAGGATGCTTACTATGAAGATGCAGACAACAACTACCCCATCACCAGGATTAATGGCCCCCCTAAAAACTCCT ACAATGACTCAGACGCTCTGAGCAGCTCCTACGAGTCCTacgaggaagaggatgaagaggcaAAGGGGCGGGACCGACCTCGGCGATGGGCGGCCGAGGAGAGTCCAGACGGACCGGTGACAGACTGTCGCATCTGTGCCTTCCTGCTGCGAAAGAAACGCTTCGGCCAGTGGACGAAACAGCTCGTTGTTGTGCGAGACAATAAACTGCAG TGTTATAAAAGCATCAAAGAGACCACCCCACACACAGAGCTCCCGCTCAACCTGTGCAACGTAATCTACGTTCCCAaggagggaaagaagaagagacacgAGCTGCGCTTCTCGTTGCCTGGAGGCGAGGCTCTGGTCCTGGCTGTGCAGAGCAAAGAACAGGCCCAGAGATGGCTTAAG GTGGTGCAAGACGTTGGCAGCCAATGTAGCAACACTGAAGGAGCAGAGGGATCCACCTCCCCCATGATACAGAGGAAACTGGAGCTTGACAAG GTGCTGCAGTCTGAGCGACAGGCATCAGACTCAGACAGCGGGCCAACGGCCGACTGTCAGTCCACTGCACATGTGCCAGGACGGGACACCGTTGACTCACTAA acCGGGCGAAGCGCGGCGCCTTCTCAGAGCTGACGGGGTCAATGAGCCGAGCGGCGGGGAAGAAGATCACTCGCATCATAACCTTCTCCAAACGGAAACCTCCTTTACCCGGAGAGCCTATCTCATCTTCCGGTCACCATGACAACCCACGATGTG gcTTCCTCAGCGTGTGTCTGAGCGGCTCTTGGAAGGAGCGCTGGTGTGTGGTGCGAGGAGGAAGCCTGTACCTGCAGAAAGACCCTGGAGACCAGAAGCCCCCAGTCATTGTGGTGCCACTCAAAGGGGCCGAGGTGGTGCCCGGTGGCCCCGGACCCAAACACCCTTTCTCTTTTCGCATCCTGCAGGGAAGCAACGAACTGGCAGCTTTAGAG GCCAGCTGCTCAGAGGATCTTGGCCGGTGGCTCGGTGTGTTGTTTGCCGAGACCGGGAGCTGCACTCTCCCTGAAGAACTGCACTATGACTACATCGACGTGGACACGCTCACAGACATACGGCACGCTGCCAGGCACTCCTTCCT GTGGGCCaccagcactgctgctgcttcctctagCAGCGCCTCCATAGACTCCAGAACTTACGATGAGGTCTATGAAAGTATTGAG GACGGGAACGCTGAGAGCAAGCCGGGTCAGGTGAGACGCCACGCCTCCTTCTCCAGCAGAGACTCTGAGAAAACTGAACAGCAGGCCACCATCAAGAGACACGTCTCCA ATGTAAATCACTACGCAAAGTATGGAAAGACACGAGCGGAAGAGGACGCCAGGCGTTACCTGACAcaacaggaggagctggagaagcaaAAGGAAAAGCTGAGGAGCGAGCTGATCGCCCTCCGCAGGGAGaagaaggaggtgaaggagaagatgaagaatggcacag GTCACGCTTTGGAGAAGCGGATTGCCAAGCTGGAGGCGCAGTGtaaacagaaggaggaggagagggtggaGCTCGAGCTCAAACTGACAGAAGTCaaagaaaacctgaagaaaTCTTTGGCTCGCGGAGCGCTGGGCCCGCCTACCGACACCAAGATCATCGTTAAG gcgcAGGGCAGTAAAGTGGAAAAGGTTTACAACGAGACGATGCCAGTGAACTCAGCATCTGAGCTTCGCAAACGCCCTCCATCTCTTTACGCCTCCTCGAAGGGGAATGTCATGCAGAAGGCAaag GAGTGGGAGTCAAAGAAGGGGACCTAG
- the fgf13b gene encoding fibroblast growth factor 13b isoform X4 — MQPDGTIDGTKDEDSTYAVFNLIPVGLRVVAIQGVQTKLYLAMNNEGFLYTSEHFTPECKFKESVFENYYVTYSSMLYRQQASGRAWYLGLNKEGGIMKGNHVKKNKAAAHFIPKPLKVAMYREPSLHDLTELSRSGSGTPTKSRSASALLNGGGKSPSNNDLS, encoded by the exons CTGTGTTCAACCTGATTCCAGTGGGGCTTCGTGTGGTGGCCATCCAGGGGGTCCAGACCAAACTCTACCTGGCAATGAACAACGAAGGCTTTCTCTACACCTCT GAACATTTTACTCCCGAGTGTAAGTTCAAGGAGTCTGTGTTCGAGAACTACTACGTCACCTACTCCTCCATGCTGTACCGGCAGCAGGCCTCGGGCCGGGCCTGGTACCTGGGGCTCAACAAGGAGGGCGGGATCATGAAGGGCAACCATGTGAAGAAGAACAAGGCCGCTGCACACTTTATACCCAAACCACTCAAAG tggcCATGTACAGAGAGCCCTCCCTCCATGACCTGACAGAACTCTCGCGCTCAGGCAGCGGCACGCCGACCAAGAGTCGCAGCGCTTCAGCCCTGCTCAACGGCGGAGGGAAGTCACCCAGCAACAATGACTTATCCtag